CGCGCTGATGGATGTCGAGTTTATCTACAACGCTTCTCAAACCGCTCCGTCGAAGGTCTCCGCTGCCGGGATTTCGGACCATCCTACCCTCCCATGAAAATAGCGGGTCAGCCTCGGCCGCCGTGTCCCCTGCCCCGATTCTTGGGGTACTCGATGGAGGGGGCGGATTGCCAGTACACTGAGTAGACGGGGATTCCTGATCTGCACGACCCCTCTTGCGAGCCTTCCTCATTCCCGAGTGTCTAATCCAGTTGATTTTCAATGTCTCTAATGTTAGTTTCATCCCCTCATTTTTCTCAAGATTATCGAGGCGGAAGAAATGAAGATTTCAGAAGAAGAAGTCCGGTATGTGGCCAAACTTGCCAACCTTGAACTCACTTCCGAGGAAGTCAAGACGTTTACCAATCAGTTGAGCAGTATTCTCGAACACATGGAGACATTGAGCGAAGTGTCTACCGACCACGTCGAGCCCATGACGAGGATTCCCGACTTCGGAGAGTTGGCTTCGTCCTCGACTCCTTTCCGTGAAGACGTCCCCGGACCCACGATTGGCACTGAACGGGCTTTGGGGAACGCGCCCGATCCCGGTGAAAAATACTTTAGGGTGCCCAAAGTGATTGCAGACCGTTAACCCGTAGCCTGGGACTTTACCCAATCGACTGCCTATGGCCCATTTAGATCCGAGAACGTTCTCCGTGGCGTCACTGCGCAAGGCCCTCTCCGCAGGCGAGGTATCCTCGCGGGAAGTCTGTGCCTCCGTTTACGAGCACGTGGAGAGGATCGATCCGAAGTACCGGGCGTTCCTTTCGCTCAGCCGGAAGCGCGCTGAAGAACAGGCCGCTCGAATAGATTCGATGCCCCGGGAGGAACGGCCCCCCCTGGCAGGGATCCCCGTGGCACTCAAAGATAATATGCTCCTGGAGGGATTCCCCGCGACCTGCGGTTCCAAAATCCTGGCCAACTACATCTCTCATTACGATGCCACCGTGACCCGGAAGCTCGAAGCCGCCGGGGCACTCATCATCGGCAAGACAAATCTCGATGAGTTTGCCATGGGCAGTTCAACCGAAAACTCGTCGTTCTTCACCACCCTGAACCCCAATGCACCGGATCGAGTGCCGGGCGGATCAAGCGGGGGTTCGGCGGTGGCTGTGGCGACAGGGATGGTCGTGGGCGCGTTGGGAAGTGACACCGGTGGATCGATCCGCCAGCCGGCGGCACTGACCGGAGTGGCAGGTCTCAAGCCCACCTACGGCCGGGTCTCTCGATTCGGGTTGATTGCGTTCGGGTCTTCCCTCGATCAGATTGGGCCCTTTGGACGCTCGGTAGCAGACGTCGCGGAAATGCTTCATGTCATAGCCGGCCATGACCCCAACGATTCGACCTCCGTCCCGCTGCCCGTTCCCGACTATCCTGAGGCACTGGGAGGCGACATCAAGGGCCTGGTGGTCGGGGTCCCCTGGGATCTTTTTGGCGAGGGTCTCGAGACGGACGTGAAGGAACACGTGACCGGAGCCGTCCGCTTGCTCGAGAAGATTGGATGCATGGTTGAACCGGTCCAACTGCCCCACTCGAAGTACGCCATCGATGTCTACTACATTGTGGCCCCCGCGGAAGCCAGCTCCAATCTGGCACGATTCGATGGAGTCCGCTACGGCTTTCGCTCACAGAATTCCCACACGCTTTCTGAGATGTACCGGCAGACGCGGGAGTGCGGGTTTGGTCCGGAAGTCAAACGGCGCATCATGCTGGGCACCTATGCCCTGAGCGCCGGTTACTATGATGCCTATTATCTCAAGGCCCAAAAGGTTCGCACGCTGGTCGCACGGGATTTCAAAGAGGCTTTCAAGAAGGTGGATGTGGTGGTTTGTCCGACGTCTCCCACCACCGCATTCAAGTTGGGGGAAAAAACTGAAGACCCGCTTTCCATGTATCTGAGCGATGTGTTCACCATTACAGCGAACCTGGCCGGAATCCCGGGCATTTCCCTGCCCTGCGGGAAAGACAAGCGCGGTCTTCCCATCGGCATTCAATTTCTCGGCCGGCCATTTGATGAACTCAAGATGCTTCAACTCTCCTTTGCTTACGAGCAGGCGGGAGGATTTGGACTTGAATGAGTGAACGCGGACAAACGCGAATGAGATGGAGTATCGGTTGTAGACACTCCTTTAAGATATCTCCCAATAGACAATACCCCCAACGGCAGTTGGGGGATCGTTCAGATTCAACCTACTGGCGCCTCTGGTTTTTCCAATTCAATTCCCCCGACGGCAGTCGGGGGATGATTCAGGTCCCACCTCCCCGGCTCGACGTGCGTGCTAGTTGAATGGTGTAAATCTCTCCGCCGACGGGATTCGGGAATTGTTCTTCTGAGTCAACTGCGCACAACCCGGCGAGATGCCAACTCCCGCCTCAGCGAGCGGCCGAATGTGAACTATCCCCCGCCTGCCGGTGGGGGGATTTGGGAAGAGGGGTCAAGCGGGGACAAACACCAGCATTTAGGACGACATCCAACCGATGTCGAAAAAGGTGTCAGTCCCCTTCATCTACTCGTGTTCAAGAGAAAGGATTAAATTGTCAAAATGCAGAATCCGGAGCTCTGACCCACAAATATTAGTCCATCAAGCATTCGTAATCGATGATCCCGTACCGTGCCTTGGGGTGCTGGATTTCCACGTACCCACATTCGGGCCATTCCTCTGAATGGGCCACCACGCCGGCTCGCACCATGTTCAAATCCATATAGGCCAGACACGAAGAATGGAAAGGTCCCAAGAACTCCCGACCCCCGACCGACAGATTGCTCTTCCACCGAACGTGCGCCCCCCCCTCACAGCGACCGTCCCCCAACTCCGTAGGAGTGCCATATCTGTACTCACGCCGAGCCCCCCACCACGTCGCAGTGCAACCCCGTAGGGGTGACATCATGCCCCTCATCTGAGCGCCAGAGGGACCTCAACCCTCCTGGAAATGTTCAAGGACCGCATAATAGAAAAACCGGAGACGTTCTTTTGCAACGGCTTCGACAAAAACGGTCTCATTATCGACGAGAAATACAAACTGGAAGTGCTCTCCAAAAACAAGAGCCGTCTTTACGCCTCATTGCTCTGGTTCAAGGACGTGGGCGCAATTGATGATGACGACATTGAAGTCTTCGATGCCATTCGGAAACACCGAAACGAAGTTACTCATGAGCTTCTAGATTTTCTGTCCGATGTTAAGCGGAACTTTGACGTAACGAAATTCGAAAGCTTGGTTAACTTGCTTGCCAAAATCGAAAAATGGTGGCTTATTAACTTCGAAATGGCGATTGATCCAGACATGGTGCCAGAGGACGTGAACGTTGATTACGTTATCCCGGGGCCTATGTGGAGTCTCCAACTGATGTTAGACATTGCTTTAGGTAACGAACCAAAGGAAGGTTATTACTATGATGCCTTCAAGAATGCCTCTAAGAAAGAGCACACCTAACAAGCGCGTGGAGTCGGACTCGCTACGTCGGCGCTTCGCGCTGCCTCCGCTCACCGCTCACGCGCATCGTTAACCCGATGAATATATG
The window above is part of the Terriglobia bacterium genome. Proteins encoded here:
- the gatA gene encoding Asp-tRNA(Asn)/Glu-tRNA(Gln) amidotransferase subunit GatA, which codes for MAHLDPRTFSVASLRKALSAGEVSSREVCASVYEHVERIDPKYRAFLSLSRKRAEEQAARIDSMPREERPPLAGIPVALKDNMLLEGFPATCGSKILANYISHYDATVTRKLEAAGALIIGKTNLDEFAMGSSTENSSFFTTLNPNAPDRVPGGSSGGSAVAVATGMVVGALGSDTGGSIRQPAALTGVAGLKPTYGRVSRFGLIAFGSSLDQIGPFGRSVADVAEMLHVIAGHDPNDSTSVPLPVPDYPEALGGDIKGLVVGVPWDLFGEGLETDVKEHVTGAVRLLEKIGCMVEPVQLPHSKYAIDVYYIVAPAEASSNLARFDGVRYGFRSQNSHTLSEMYRQTRECGFGPEVKRRIMLGTYALSAGYYDAYYLKAQKVRTLVARDFKEAFKKVDVVVCPTSPTTAFKLGEKTEDPLSMYLSDVFTITANLAGIPGISLPCGKDKRGLPIGIQFLGRPFDELKMLQLSFAYEQAGGFGLE
- the gatC gene encoding Asp-tRNA(Asn)/Glu-tRNA(Gln) amidotransferase subunit GatC; this encodes MKISEEEVRYVAKLANLELTSEEVKTFTNQLSSILEHMETLSEVSTDHVEPMTRIPDFGELASSSTPFREDVPGPTIGTERALGNAPDPGEKYFRVPKVIADR